Proteins from one Chitinophaga oryzae genomic window:
- a CDS encoding site-specific integrase: MNLLKRKNAKGDRTYYYYDFGRGKGQRPATGIFVYTRPKDQTQKNHNKQALALLEVKKSQVIIEQQSIGTAYIPQHKFKENFLDYYEEYVSTHRRNGNRHLQNSLNQFRLFLDTKFISPVDITEVLCKNFRRYLLDKYTGETPSDYYTRFKWVLAAATSDGYFRVNPTEKVAAKSNPSVRLKEHLEVSEYLELLNTPCTNEEVKDAFIFCCYTGLRWVDVKQLRIEQINGPTLTTRIIQAKTGLPVTLTLHPIAHIIVNKRRKSATGLLFRLPTADGANKVLAKWFSATKIDKYITWSCARLSFAILLKDKLVDDPTIAYLMGHSTTKQIQKTYKRHRPADQQTTIRQLPTPELLPYFLNI; encoded by the coding sequence ATGAATCTATTGAAGCGAAAGAATGCAAAAGGAGATAGAACCTATTACTATTATGACTTTGGACGTGGCAAAGGCCAACGCCCCGCAACAGGTATCTTCGTATATACGAGGCCCAAAGATCAGACACAAAAGAACCATAACAAACAGGCTTTAGCATTACTGGAAGTAAAGAAAAGCCAGGTTATCATTGAACAACAATCTATAGGCACGGCTTACATTCCACAGCATAAGTTTAAAGAGAACTTTCTTGATTACTACGAGGAATACGTAAGCACCCATAGGCGGAATGGTAACCGTCACCTGCAAAATAGCCTGAATCAGTTCAGGTTGTTTCTGGATACGAAATTCATTTCCCCCGTGGATATAACAGAGGTTCTTTGTAAGAATTTCCGCCGGTATTTGTTAGACAAATACACCGGTGAAACACCCTCCGATTATTACACCCGTTTTAAATGGGTATTGGCAGCCGCTACTTCTGATGGTTATTTCCGTGTGAACCCTACAGAAAAGGTGGCCGCTAAGTCTAATCCCAGTGTCAGGTTAAAAGAACATCTGGAAGTATCGGAATATCTGGAGTTGCTAAATACGCCTTGCACCAACGAAGAAGTAAAAGATGCTTTCATCTTTTGTTGTTACACGGGGTTGCGTTGGGTAGATGTAAAACAATTACGGATAGAACAGATTAATGGGCCTACGCTGACAACACGGATTATTCAGGCTAAAACAGGCTTACCTGTTACTTTAACCTTGCATCCCATTGCGCATATTATCGTAAATAAGCGTCGGAAATCTGCTACTGGATTACTTTTCCGATTGCCTACTGCTGACGGAGCCAATAAAGTACTTGCAAAATGGTTCAGCGCTACCAAGATTGATAAATACATAACGTGGTCTTGCGCCCGGTTGAGTTTTGCCATTCTTTTAAAAGATAAACTGGTAGATGACCCTACTATTGCCTATTTAATGGGGCATAGCACCACTAAGCAGATACAGAAAACGTACAAACGTCATAGGCCGGCAGACCAGCAAACAACAATCCGGCAACTACCCACGCCAGAGCTATTACCCTATTTTCTTAATATATGA
- a CDS encoding helix-turn-helix domain-containing protein — protein sequence MEKGKKFYKYRLGLGLLQWIANNKDIASKDKEAGRHLVKSLRGLESSSGISYTIIQGISKGQRSPEYTTLEAIAEALNTKLSIFIAFCETIPDAEVLKAIEKDNKSKSKKQSDK from the coding sequence ATGGAAAAGGGGAAGAAATTCTATAAATACAGATTGGGATTAGGTTTGCTCCAGTGGATAGCCAATAATAAAGATATTGCTTCCAAAGATAAAGAAGCAGGGAGGCACCTGGTTAAAAGTCTGCGTGGCTTGGAATCCAGTTCAGGTATTAGCTATACAATTATTCAGGGGATTTCAAAAGGACAAAGAAGTCCGGAGTACACCACCTTGGAAGCCATTGCGGAAGCCCTGAACACGAAACTGAGCATATTTATTGCATTTTGTGAGACTATACCTGACGCCGAAGTATTAAAGGCAATTGAAAAGGACAACAAGTCTAAAAGCAAAAAACAGTCAGACAAATAA
- a CDS encoding sensor histidine kinase, which produces MHTQNLAKTLPDWHSKPFRLTKKEIANPLTVVKTFMADFSLPEIRKTLNDWLSRVLISNAPDPLNYIWFREELERFMEACYTSQERTAESLSRSSDFIALLGHELQGQLAGIVQSLNSIDMHKQSDGSFSEEANVYIDYIKIITLNAKTVYQNMIASSVAGNGKLKILEEEMLVEPFIQSCIDSFSILSSLQNIRIDRDVFMPPGIKGVTDFVKLRQIFSNLLLNAFKYAQPESYIIARAHVYGEKMILKVISRGKTIPKEKIKLIFEPYQTLDQVNAGAGLGLYLCKQYTDVLGGNIEVRSKKGLTAFSVILSFSSINLDKYGK; this is translated from the coding sequence ATGCATACACAAAATCTTGCAAAGACCCTCCCGGACTGGCACAGTAAACCGTTCCGGTTAACTAAAAAAGAAATCGCCAACCCCTTAACTGTAGTAAAAACCTTCATGGCGGACTTTTCATTGCCGGAAATTCGCAAAACACTAAACGATTGGTTAAGCCGAGTTTTAATCAGTAATGCACCCGATCCACTGAATTATATTTGGTTCAGGGAGGAACTGGAGCGGTTCATGGAAGCGTGTTACACCTCTCAGGAAAGAACGGCAGAATCGCTTTCCCGATCATCAGATTTTATAGCACTGTTAGGCCATGAGCTGCAAGGACAACTTGCGGGAATAGTCCAGTCATTAAATTCCATTGACATGCATAAGCAATCAGATGGCTCCTTTTCGGAAGAAGCCAACGTTTATATTGACTATATCAAAATTATAACCCTAAATGCAAAAACTGTCTATCAAAATATGATAGCTTCCTCTGTGGCTGGGAACGGAAAGTTGAAAATTTTGGAGGAAGAAATGCTGGTAGAGCCGTTTATTCAGTCCTGCATAGATTCATTTTCCATACTCAGCAGCCTGCAAAATATACGGATCGACCGCGATGTTTTTATGCCGCCTGGAATCAAAGGGGTAACTGATTTTGTAAAGCTCCGGCAAATATTCTCCAATCTTTTGCTCAATGCTTTTAAATATGCTCAACCGGAAAGTTATATCATTGCCCGCGCCCACGTCTACGGAGAAAAGATGATTTTGAAGGTGATTAGTCGTGGTAAGACAATACCAAAGGAAAAAATCAAATTGATTTTTGAGCCTTACCAGACACTAGACCAAGTCAATGCCGGGGCTGGATTAGGGCTATATCTTTGTAAACAGTACACTGATGTATTAGGTGGAAACATCGAAGTCAGGAGCAAAAAGGGGCTTACCGCTTTCTCCGTCATCCTTTCCTTCTCATCCATCAATCTCGATAAGTATGGCAAATGA